One genomic region from Haloprofundus salinisoli encodes:
- a CDS encoding response regulator, whose amino-acid sequence MSEQDCTKEPADILLVEDNPGDVRLTEEAFNECRITNTLHVVGDGIEALDFLYQRGDHADAPRPDLILLDLNLPRKNGDEVLEEIAENRELSRIPVLVLTSSKSEADIVRSYDLHANAYLTKPVNPEVFVEMVRTFEQFWFSIVQLPPKERG is encoded by the coding sequence ATGAGTGAGCAGGACTGCACCAAGGAACCAGCGGACATTCTCCTTGTCGAGGACAATCCCGGTGACGTCCGCCTCACAGAGGAAGCATTCAACGAGTGCCGCATTACCAACACGCTCCACGTGGTCGGAGATGGCATCGAGGCACTGGACTTCCTTTATCAACGCGGCGATCACGCCGATGCGCCACGCCCGGATCTCATCCTCCTCGATCTCAACCTCCCACGAAAGAACGGTGACGAGGTGCTCGAGGAGATCGCCGAGAATCGAGAGCTCTCGCGTATCCCCGTGCTCGTGCTGACGAGTTCGAAATCAGAAGCGGACATCGTCAGGTCGTATGATCTGCACGCGAACGCATACCTCACGAAACCGGTCAATCCCGAAGTGTTCGTAGAGATGGTTCGAACGTTCGAACAGTTCTGGTTCTCGATCGTTCAACTGCCGCCGAAGGAAAGAGGATAA
- a CDS encoding DUF7571 family protein, whose amino-acid sequence MKPCHNCQAVIDEYILDKQLEPLRDLTVDDFNVCADCATIATDACVKCGGAVYVPRGESVTPDYCPACRSDLIDLTDHDPGWYRDSMSL is encoded by the coding sequence ATGAAACCGTGCCACAACTGTCAGGCTGTTATCGACGAGTATATTCTGGATAAACAACTAGAACCCCTGCGCGACCTCACAGTTGACGATTTTAACGTCTGCGCGGACTGCGCGACCATCGCCACGGATGCGTGCGTGAAGTGCGGCGGCGCGGTGTACGTCCCCCGAGGCGAATCAGTCACCCCTGACTATTGCCCAGCGTGTCGGTCGGACCTCATCGACCTCACGGATCACGACCCCGGCTGGTATCGTGACTCCATGTCCCTCTGA
- a CDS encoding cold-shock protein: MANGKVDFFNDTGGYGFISTDDGDLDDDEDVFFHMEDVGGEDLTEGTEVEFDIESSPKGPRAANVVRT; encoded by the coding sequence ATGGCAAACGGTAAGGTTGATTTCTTCAACGACACAGGCGGCTACGGTTTCATTTCGACTGACGACGGCGACCTCGACGACGACGAAGACGTCTTCTTCCACATGGAGGATGTCGGCGGCGAAGACCTCACGGAAGGTACTGAGGTCGAGTTCGACATCGAGTCCTCTCCGAAAGGGCCTCGCGCGGCGAACGTCGTCAGGACGTAA
- a CDS encoding DUF2064 domain-containing protein: MTVVAVFADPPRPGLVLSDLAETSPLTEAEAAEFYAAMLKDAFLAAVRSGGELLVNYRPDDLLPDEFVTDEPAAAAVRALAADTLGDLSDVRVEKQVGSTFDARAGNTVSHLLGTEGEQSVAVVRGNAPFLTRTLVDSAAMKLRSAPVVLGPSMSGRCYYAAFSEPIDFTESFTHPEIETLAAHGHDAGLDVDFVPMQPTVETGEDLLTVLPMLHARREAGRIVPKHTAKFVAELGLRVVEDGEPTVVRN, from the coding sequence ATGACTGTCGTCGCCGTGTTCGCCGACCCGCCGCGACCCGGTCTCGTGCTTTCGGACCTCGCCGAGACGAGTCCGCTCACCGAAGCCGAGGCCGCAGAGTTCTACGCCGCGATGCTGAAAGACGCGTTTCTCGCCGCCGTCCGCTCGGGCGGCGAACTGCTCGTCAACTATCGACCCGACGACCTGCTCCCCGACGAGTTCGTCACCGACGAACCGGCGGCCGCAGCGGTGCGCGCACTCGCCGCCGACACGCTCGGCGACCTCTCGGACGTTCGCGTCGAAAAGCAGGTCGGCTCGACGTTCGACGCCCGCGCGGGCAACACCGTCTCGCATCTCCTCGGCACCGAAGGCGAGCAGTCCGTCGCCGTCGTGCGCGGGAACGCGCCGTTTCTGACGCGCACGCTCGTCGATTCGGCGGCGATGAAACTCCGCTCTGCACCCGTCGTTCTCGGCCCCTCGATGAGCGGACGGTGTTACTACGCGGCGTTCTCGGAGCCCATCGACTTCACGGAGTCGTTCACCCACCCCGAGATAGAGACGCTCGCCGCCCACGGCCACGACGCGGGGCTCGACGTGGACTTCGTCCCGATGCAACCGACCGTCGAGACGGGCGAGGACCTCCTGACGGTGTTGCCGATGCTGCACGCCCGACGCGAGGCGGGGCGCATCGTGCCGAAACACACCGCCAAGTTCGTCGCGGAACTCGGACTTCGGGTCGTCGAAGACGGTGAACCGACGGTCGTCCGTAACTGA
- a CDS encoding HalOD1 output domain-containing protein, translating into MDRPGNSKRDSTKEPNRASSTERSTDSDFSESTASVDEFVTARRTEVASATYDPDDPDTLTFAVAKALARAKNTEPLQLQPPIGNVIDLGFAEAVLSSNAAPEATPMRYVGFTYDEYEVVVFSTGEVNVYELPQQR; encoded by the coding sequence ATGGATAGACCGGGCAACTCGAAGAGAGATTCAACGAAGGAGCCGAATCGGGCGTCGAGCACCGAGCGTTCGACCGATTCCGATTTCTCAGAGTCGACCGCGTCGGTGGACGAGTTCGTCACCGCACGTCGTACAGAAGTCGCGAGCGCAACGTACGACCCGGACGATCCGGATACGTTGACCTTCGCCGTCGCAAAGGCGCTCGCACGAGCAAAGAACACCGAACCGCTCCAGCTGCAGCCGCCGATCGGTAACGTCATCGACCTCGGATTCGCGGAGGCGGTGTTGTCCAGCAACGCGGCACCCGAGGCGACGCCGATGCGCTACGTCGGATTCACCTACGACGAGTACGAAGTCGTCGTCTTCAGCACCGGCGAGGTCAACGTCTACGAGCTCCCTCAACAGCGATAA
- a CDS encoding uracil-DNA glycosylase, which yields MDAHQHTLENPFSMDENCTNCPALCETRESLVHGYGDVGAEFLFVGEMPSAGADEAGVPFVGDAAGERLQYILGELGFSRSSPESTEPDLQNVFLTNLTRCRHPEREPTDVEIETCEPYLNAEVRMINPQIIVPVGQRALEALAFDYTTRRVESFDVEAEHATTIRGRGFELVPMVELDRQTDEQTEAFVEHVTENVFGRDYRQTKGRRGR from the coding sequence GTGGACGCCCATCAGCACACGCTGGAGAACCCCTTCAGCATGGACGAAAACTGCACGAACTGTCCGGCGCTCTGCGAGACGCGCGAGAGTCTCGTCCACGGCTACGGCGACGTGGGCGCGGAGTTTCTCTTCGTCGGCGAGATGCCGAGCGCGGGGGCCGACGAGGCGGGGGTGCCGTTCGTCGGCGACGCGGCGGGCGAGCGGCTCCAGTACATCCTCGGCGAACTCGGCTTTTCTCGGTCGTCGCCGGAGTCGACCGAACCCGACCTCCAGAACGTCTTCCTGACGAATCTGACGCGCTGTCGCCACCCCGAGCGCGAACCGACGGACGTGGAGATAGAGACGTGCGAACCGTATCTCAACGCCGAGGTTCGGATGATCAACCCGCAGATCATCGTCCCCGTCGGTCAGCGGGCGCTCGAAGCGCTCGCGTTCGACTACACCACCCGCCGCGTCGAGAGCTTCGACGTCGAGGCGGAACACGCGACGACGATTCGCGGCCGCGGCTTCGAACTCGTCCCGATGGTCGAACTCGACAGACAGACCGACGAGCAGACCGAGGCGTTCGTCGAGCACGTCACGGAGAACGTCTTCGGCCGCGACTACCGGCAGACGAAGGGTCGGCGCGGCCGATAA
- a CDS encoding Mrp/NBP35 family ATP-binding protein, translated as MNEADVRDLLRGVEDPDLGEDIVSLGLVNAVEVDEGVARVSLALGAPYAPNETHIATRVRDVLSEAGLEAELSAKTPSSLSESEQVLPGVKNVIAVASGKGGVGKSTVAVNLAAGLSQLGARVGLFDADVYGPNVPRMVAADEHPQATAEETIVPPQKYGMKLMSMAFLVGEDDPVIWRGPMVHKILTQLVEDVEWGELDYLVLDLPPGTGDTQLTILQTLPLTGAVIVTTPQEVALDDARKGLRMFGTHDTNVLGVVENMSSFVCPDCGSSHDIFGSGGGKALAEETDLPYLGGIPLDPEVRTGGDGGEPIVLEEDDETADAFRVLTENVANNVGVVNRMKLRSQR; from the coding sequence ATGAACGAAGCCGACGTACGAGATCTCCTTCGGGGGGTCGAAGACCCCGACCTCGGCGAGGATATCGTCTCGCTCGGGTTGGTCAACGCCGTCGAAGTCGACGAGGGCGTCGCGCGCGTATCGCTCGCGCTCGGTGCACCGTACGCCCCGAACGAGACGCACATCGCCACCCGCGTCCGGGACGTGCTCTCGGAAGCGGGGCTCGAAGCCGAGCTCTCGGCGAAGACGCCGTCGTCGCTCTCAGAGAGCGAACAGGTGCTTCCCGGCGTGAAGAACGTCATCGCCGTCGCCTCCGGCAAGGGCGGGGTCGGCAAATCGACCGTCGCAGTCAACCTCGCGGCCGGGCTGTCGCAACTCGGCGCGCGCGTCGGCCTGTTCGACGCCGACGTGTACGGTCCGAACGTCCCGCGGATGGTCGCCGCCGACGAACACCCGCAGGCGACGGCGGAGGAGACCATCGTCCCGCCCCAGAAGTACGGGATGAAACTGATGTCGATGGCGTTTCTCGTCGGCGAGGACGACCCCGTCATCTGGCGCGGCCCGATGGTCCACAAGATTCTGACGCAGTTGGTCGAGGACGTGGAGTGGGGCGAACTCGACTACCTCGTGCTCGACTTACCGCCTGGAACGGGCGACACGCAACTGACCATCTTGCAGACGCTCCCGCTGACGGGCGCGGTCATCGTCACGACGCCGCAGGAAGTCGCACTCGACGACGCCCGCAAAGGACTGCGGATGTTCGGCACCCACGACACGAACGTCCTCGGCGTCGTCGAGAACATGTCGAGTTTCGTCTGTCCCGACTGCGGCAGTAGCCACGACATCTTCGGCTCCGGCGGCGGGAAGGCGCTCGCCGAGGAGACGGACCTGCCGTACCTCGGCGGGATTCCGCTCGACCCGGAGGTCCGAACGGGCGGCGACGGCGGCGAACCCATCGTGCTGGAGGAGGACGACGAGACGGCCGACGCGTTCCGCGTGCTGACCGAGAACGTCGCCAACAACGTCGGCGTCGTCAACCGGATGAAGCTCCGGTCGCAGCGATGA
- a CDS encoding acyl-CoA dehydrogenase family protein produces MRFTLTDEQRALRADAREFAEANIVPQAADLDRDEASPDSILAGLGERGYAGLTVPEAYGGRGEGMVELALVTEELSAGLMAVASALALHLGVAEIVERFGTDAQREHVLPEMASYDRVGALGLSEENAGSDKRGIETTATREGDEWVLDGHKRWVTNYDDADVVLTYARTGPTEDAPRNVTAFLVPADEFEVDTVWETLGAKSVKSPKVTLSNVRVSDDWRIGEVDAALVERGSATTGINVPARAVGLARAALEDTVVYTSGREQYGGRIGDYQGVRWRVAEMARRVDTARLLTLRAADYADRGRDAARESAMAKVYATEAAVDVTNDALQLHGGVGYTTERSVERYLRDARLLTIAGGPNEGHRDSVADAVYERGA; encoded by the coding sequence ATGCGATTCACCCTCACTGACGAGCAGCGAGCACTCAGAGCCGACGCCCGAGAGTTCGCGGAGGCGAACATCGTTCCGCAGGCCGCCGACCTCGACCGGGACGAAGCGTCTCCCGACTCGATTCTCGCCGGCCTCGGCGAGCGTGGGTACGCGGGACTGACCGTCCCCGAAGCGTACGGCGGCCGCGGCGAGGGGATGGTCGAACTCGCGCTCGTCACCGAAGAGCTGTCGGCCGGACTGATGGCCGTCGCGAGCGCGCTCGCGCTCCACCTCGGTGTCGCCGAGATCGTCGAGCGGTTCGGCACCGACGCGCAGAGAGAACACGTCCTCCCGGAGATGGCGAGCTACGACCGCGTGGGCGCACTCGGCCTCAGCGAGGAGAACGCCGGCAGCGACAAGCGAGGAATCGAGACGACGGCGACGCGAGAGGGCGACGAGTGGGTGCTCGACGGCCACAAGCGCTGGGTGACGAACTACGACGACGCCGACGTCGTGCTGACCTACGCGCGGACTGGTCCCACCGAGGACGCTCCCCGGAACGTCACCGCCTTTCTCGTCCCCGCCGACGAGTTCGAGGTCGACACCGTCTGGGAGACCCTCGGTGCAAAGAGCGTGAAATCGCCGAAGGTGACGCTCTCGAACGTCCGGGTGTCCGACGACTGGCGGATCGGCGAGGTGGACGCGGCGCTCGTCGAACGCGGGAGCGCGACCACCGGCATCAACGTCCCGGCGCGCGCCGTCGGTCTCGCCCGCGCCGCGCTCGAAGACACCGTCGTCTACACGAGCGGGCGCGAGCAGTACGGCGGGCGAATCGGCGACTACCAGGGCGTCCGCTGGCGCGTCGCCGAGATGGCTCGCCGCGTCGACACCGCGAGACTGCTCACGCTCCGGGCGGCCGACTACGCCGACCGCGGCCGCGACGCGGCCCGCGAGTCCGCCATGGCGAAAGTGTACGCGACAGAGGCCGCCGTCGACGTGACGAACGACGCGCTTCAACTCCACGGCGGTGTCGGCTACACGACCGAACGCTCGGTCGAACGCTATCTGCGCGACGCGCGCCTCTTGACCATCGCCGGCGGCCCGAACGAGGGTCACCGCGACAGCGTCGCCGACGCGGTTTACGAGCGCGGCGCGTGA
- the moaA gene encoding GTP 3',8-cyclase MoaA has translation MLTDDFGRDVTGVRISLTDRCNFDCVYCHNEGLGDTRGPMDPQDDEMSADDVVRFLEVVEEFGVRKVKFTGGEPMLRQDLEEIIERTPDSMETSLTTNGTFLPGRAEDLKAAGLERVNVSQDALDPQAFADITKSGAYDRVMEGVRAALDAGLDPVKLNMVVFEHTAGYVEGMVDHVAENDGLQLQLIEYMPELTGKPEWSIDIQRVHDWLADIADRIEHREMHDRKRYFVGEGMVEIVDPVGNENFCANCHRVRVTHEGYLKGCLNRNDDLRPMGDMTRDEIRETFRETVESRVPYYGEYLVRDETDEWVLNEKYLPA, from the coding sequence ATGCTCACGGACGACTTCGGCAGGGACGTCACCGGCGTCCGCATCTCGCTCACGGACCGGTGCAACTTCGACTGCGTCTACTGTCACAACGAAGGGTTAGGCGACACCCGCGGGCCGATGGACCCGCAGGACGACGAGATGAGCGCCGACGACGTCGTTCGCTTCCTCGAAGTCGTCGAGGAGTTCGGCGTCCGGAAGGTGAAGTTCACCGGCGGCGAACCGATGCTCCGACAGGACCTCGAAGAGATTATCGAGCGCACGCCCGACTCGATGGAGACGTCGCTGACGACGAACGGGACGTTCCTCCCCGGCCGCGCGGAGGACCTGAAGGCGGCCGGTCTCGAACGGGTGAACGTCTCGCAGGACGCGCTCGACCCGCAGGCGTTCGCCGACATCACGAAGTCCGGCGCGTACGACCGCGTGATGGAGGGCGTTCGAGCGGCCCTGGACGCCGGCCTCGACCCGGTGAAACTGAACATGGTCGTGTTCGAGCACACCGCGGGCTACGTCGAGGGGATGGTCGACCACGTCGCCGAGAACGACGGCCTCCAGCTCCAGCTCATCGAGTACATGCCCGAACTGACGGGCAAACCCGAGTGGAGCATCGACATCCAGCGCGTCCACGACTGGCTCGCAGACATCGCCGACCGAATCGAACACCGCGAGATGCACGACAGAAAACGCTACTTCGTCGGGGAGGGGATGGTCGAAATCGTCGACCCCGTCGGCAACGAGAACTTCTGCGCGAACTGCCACCGCGTGCGCGTCACCCACGAGGGCTACCTGAAGGGCTGTCTCAACCGCAACGACGACCTGCGGCCGATGGGCGACATGACCAGAGACGAGATTCGAGAGACGTTCCGAGAAACCGTCGAGAGTCGGGTTCCGTACTACGGCGAGTATCTCGTCCGCGACGAGACCGACGAGTGGGTTCTCAACGAGAAGTATCTGCCCGCCTGA
- a CDS encoding DsbA family oxidoreductase → MRDSEGNENGADPPTNCQTNDSLVVYADYVCPFSYLGTEVLSHYLAGRENRGLPSLPVEWRPFDLREPYRDSDGTIGREIDVEESLGASWSAVEELAGRYGVEMNLPSPRYRAVDSKKAQQLALYVRDEHPDRFETVHRWLFSALWRDSEDISDEETLVDIAGAAGIDPASVRSALANSAHRRRLDEALEESERENVTGIPSFLYQGRTAQGAVPEESLQTLVESQ, encoded by the coding sequence ATGCGAGATAGCGAGGGGAACGAAAACGGCGCAGATCCCCCGACTAACTGCCAGACGAACGATTCGCTAGTCGTGTACGCCGACTACGTCTGTCCGTTCAGTTATCTCGGAACCGAGGTCCTGTCTCACTATCTGGCCGGCCGCGAGAACAGAGGACTTCCGTCGCTTCCGGTCGAGTGGCGACCGTTCGACCTCCGCGAACCGTACCGTGACTCCGACGGGACCATCGGTCGAGAGATCGACGTCGAGGAGTCGCTCGGAGCGTCGTGGTCGGCCGTCGAGGAGTTGGCGGGGCGGTACGGCGTCGAGATGAACCTCCCCTCGCCGAGGTATCGGGCCGTCGACTCGAAGAAAGCCCAACAGTTGGCTCTGTACGTTCGGGACGAGCACCCCGACCGCTTCGAGACCGTCCACCGATGGTTGTTTTCCGCGTTGTGGCGGGACAGCGAGGATATCAGCGACGAGGAAACGCTCGTCGACATCGCCGGAGCGGCCGGCATCGACCCGGCGTCGGTCCGGTCGGCGCTCGCCAACTCGGCGCACCGACGACGCCTCGACGAAGCGCTCGAAGAGTCCGAACGCGAGAACGTGACCGGCATCCCTTCGTTTCTCTACCAGGGGCGGACGGCCCAGGGCGCGGTGCCCGAGGAGTCGTTGCAGACGCTCGTCGAGTCTCAGTGA
- a CDS encoding 30S ribosomal protein S13 — protein sequence MSAEEPQDGSTEEEEENLRYFVRIGQTDLDGTKTVERSLTEMNGIGKRTARIVAETAGVDRTATFGRLDEEDIDAVVSAVENLADEVPPWLTNRQNDFYTGETTHRIGNDLQQKRRHDINRMQMINSYKGIRHQRGQKVRGQRTKSTGRTEGTIGVNVEAIREEAEADEGGDEE from the coding sequence ATGAGTGCAGAAGAACCACAGGACGGCTCGACCGAAGAGGAGGAGGAGAACCTCCGATACTTCGTCCGCATCGGGCAGACGGACCTCGACGGGACGAAGACGGTCGAGCGGAGCCTGACAGAGATGAACGGTATCGGCAAGCGCACCGCGCGCATCGTCGCCGAGACCGCGGGTGTCGACCGAACCGCGACGTTCGGTCGCCTCGACGAGGAGGACATCGACGCCGTCGTTTCGGCCGTCGAGAACCTCGCCGACGAGGTCCCCCCGTGGCTCACTAACCGGCAGAACGATTTCTACACCGGTGAGACGACGCACCGAATCGGTAACGACCTGCAACAGAAACGCCGCCACGACATCAACCGGATGCAGATGATAAACTCCTACAAGGGCATCCGGCACCAGCGCGGCCAGAAGGTCCGCGGCCAGCGGACGAAGTCCACCGGCCGCACCGAGGGAACCATCGGCGTCAACGTCGAAGCTATCCGCGAGGAAGCGGAAGCAGACGAGGGCGGTGACGAAGAATGA
- a CDS encoding 30S ribosomal protein S4: protein MSTGKNTKSYETPNHPYQGERIAREGDLLGRYGLKNKEELWRAQSELRSFRREARRLLGNAQGDIDEAGREGAEFLNRLRRLGILNDSDDISEILSLDVTDLLERRLQTVAYRKGLGNTPKQARQFITHGHVTVEGARITVPSKKVEVDEESTVSFEENSPLADELHPERAEGQE, encoded by the coding sequence ATGAGTACCGGCAAAAACACCAAGTCCTACGAGACGCCGAACCACCCGTACCAGGGCGAACGCATCGCCCGCGAGGGCGACCTGCTCGGCCGCTACGGGCTGAAGAACAAAGAAGAGCTGTGGCGCGCGCAGTCGGAACTGCGCTCGTTCCGCCGCGAGGCGCGACGCCTCCTCGGCAACGCGCAGGGAGACATCGACGAAGCCGGCCGCGAGGGCGCGGAGTTCCTCAACCGCCTGCGCCGACTCGGCATCCTGAACGACTCCGACGACATCAGCGAGATTCTCTCGCTCGACGTCACCGACCTGCTCGAACGCCGTCTCCAGACGGTCGCCTACCGCAAAGGCCTCGGCAACACGCCGAAGCAGGCGCGGCAGTTCATCACCCACGGCCACGTCACCGTCGAGGGCGCACGGATCACCGTCCCCTCGAAGAAGGTCGAGGTCGACGAGGAGTCCACCGTGAGCTTCGAGGAGAACTCGCCGCTTGCGGACGAACTACATCCTGAGCGCGCGGAGGGTCAAGAATGA
- a CDS encoding 30S ribosomal protein S11, which translates to MSETSEETWGIAHVYASFNNTLITITDQTGAETIAKSSGGTVVKQNRDEASPYAAMQMAEVVAEEVKAAGIDGVHVRVRGPGGNLNKSPGPGAQATIRALARAGLEIGRIEDVTPIPHDGTRAPKNRRF; encoded by the coding sequence ATGAGCGAAACCAGTGAAGAGACGTGGGGCATCGCCCACGTGTACGCATCGTTCAACAACACGCTCATCACCATCACCGACCAGACCGGTGCCGAGACCATCGCCAAATCCAGCGGTGGGACCGTCGTGAAGCAGAACCGCGACGAAGCGTCGCCGTACGCGGCGATGCAGATGGCCGAAGTCGTGGCCGAGGAGGTCAAGGCGGCGGGCATCGACGGCGTCCACGTCCGCGTTCGCGGTCCCGGCGGGAACCTCAACAAGTCCCCCGGCCCCGGCGCACAGGCAACTATCCGAGCGCTCGCCCGTGCCGGACTCGAAATCGGCCGCATCGAAGACGTGACGCCGATTCCGCACGACGGCACGCGCGCTCCCAAAAACCGTAGGTTCTGA